A genomic segment from Segniliparus rotundus DSM 44985 encodes:
- a CDS encoding DMT family transporter, translating to MLPILLALAGAVSYGVADFAGGMASRRSHVLRVVMLSAPASLAMAFLLTPLLGADFSGGAVVWGAVGGLASVAAFPLFYLSMAVGPMSVLSPISALTAAAIPVIAGVVFGESLTPRSGIGMALALVAVILVARGGESEGVLPSAQGLLLASGAGLAAAGQFLALHQAPHDSGLAPMVVGRAVSSFVLLVAAALAWPRIKSRPFAVLPSLAAGLLDEMANMFFLLGSRAGELSITTVIVALYPACTVLLAWLVLRERVARVQHVGLVLAAGAVSLLALG from the coding sequence GTGCTCCCCATTCTCCTCGCGCTCGCGGGCGCTGTCAGCTATGGCGTCGCCGACTTCGCGGGCGGCATGGCTTCGCGGCGTTCCCATGTGTTGCGGGTGGTCATGCTCAGCGCTCCGGCGAGCCTCGCGATGGCGTTCCTGTTGACGCCGCTTCTCGGCGCCGACTTCAGCGGCGGCGCTGTTGTGTGGGGCGCTGTGGGCGGGCTGGCGTCTGTTGCGGCGTTCCCGCTGTTCTATCTGAGCATGGCAGTCGGCCCGATGTCGGTCCTTTCGCCGATCAGCGCGCTGACTGCTGCGGCGATACCGGTCATCGCGGGTGTTGTTTTTGGCGAATCGCTCACGCCGAGATCGGGGATCGGCATGGCTCTGGCGCTTGTTGCCGTCATCCTGGTCGCCCGAGGCGGCGAATCGGAAGGCGTTCTCCCGAGCGCGCAAGGGCTCCTGCTGGCTTCTGGCGCTGGTCTCGCGGCCGCGGGGCAGTTTTTGGCGCTGCATCAGGCTCCGCATGACAGCGGTCTCGCGCCGATGGTCGTTGGCAGGGCTGTGTCGAGCTTCGTCTTGCTCGTCGCTGCCGCTCTCGCGTGGCCGAGGATCAAATCCCGCCCCTTCGCCGTGCTCCCCTCCTTAGCGGCAGGATTGCTCGACGAGATGGCGAATATGTTTTTCCTGCTCGGCTCCCGCGCGGGGGAGCTCTCGATCACCACGGTGATCGTCGCGCTCTATCCGGCCTGCACAGTGTTGCTCGCCTGGCTGGTGCTGCGTGAACGGGTGGCTCGGGTCCAGCACGTCGGCCTTGTCCTCGCCGCCGGGGCGGTCAGCCTGCTCGCGCTGGGATAA